The Nostoc sp. NIES-3756 DNA window AGACCAAAATGCTACAGCAGATGATATTAAATCTGTAGATGTCATAGTTGGTGGTGGTGCGCAAGATAGACAGCAAGAAATTGTCATGCGTGATTTGCAAGGTGCGAAAGCTGATGCAATGCGTGAAAAAATAGAAAATGGCACACCAGGAGTTTTCACTTGTGGTTCACCCCAGTTATTGGGACATTATTACGAACCAGGCTTAGGACAGCGTATTCAAGGGTTAGGAATACTTGATTTAGTTTCTATCCATCCTGGGGAGAATACAAAGCGTTGTATCGGTAACTTAGTCATTGAAGTTACAGCCAGCCGTTTGGCGAAAGATTTAGAAGAAATGACGGGAAGTAAAGCCTATTTAGTAGGTTTTGAAAATCACGGCGGTCGGACTAAATTAGGTAAGGTAGAAGCTTTAGGAAAAGTGGTTTATGGTTTAGGCAATAATGGTGAAGATGGTACTGAAGGCGCATTTTATCAGAATGCGATCGCTACTTATTCTCACGGGCCATTGTTACCTAAAAATCCCTTTGTTGCAGACTGGTTAATTCAAACAGCATTACGCTTAAAGTATCAGCAGCCCATTACTTTACAACCTTTAGATGATACT harbors:
- a CDS encoding type 1 glutamine amidotransferase; its protein translation is MTLELTIGWLYPTLMSTYGDRGNVITIERRAQWRGYSVKVLPLDQNATADDIKSVDVIVGGGAQDRQQEIVMRDLQGAKADAMREKIENGTPGVFTCGSPQLLGHYYEPGLGQRIQGLGILDLVSIHPGENTKRCIGNLVIEVTASRLAKDLEEMTGSKAYLVGFENHGGRTKLGKVEALGKVVYGLGNNGEDGTEGAFYQNAIATYSHGPLLPKNPFVADWLIQTALRLKYQQPITLQPLDDTLAMQAREAMFKKLQVNPPKSTLVAKV